The following proteins are co-located in the Deinococcus aquaedulcis genome:
- a CDS encoding gluconokinase yields the protein MRVVVMGVIGSGKTALGRTLAQALDWPFLDADDYHSEQARAQMASGTPMSDDDRRPWLLALRRTLGEHGQVVLACSALKRRYRDILRLPGTRFLYLEVPPELVYVRLQARAGHFAGPELLPSQFESLEPPMPSETDVLTLRVAPEDTPEDLRDRALAMLGLP from the coding sequence ATGCGCGTGGTGGTGATGGGGGTGATCGGCAGTGGCAAGACCGCCTTGGGCCGCACCCTGGCCCAGGCCCTGGACTGGCCCTTTCTGGACGCCGACGACTACCACTCGGAGCAGGCGCGTGCCCAGATGGCGTCCGGCACCCCCATGAGCGACGATGACCGCCGCCCCTGGCTGCTGGCCCTGCGCCGCACCCTGGGTGAGCACGGGCAAGTGGTGCTGGCCTGTTCGGCCCTGAAGCGCCGCTACCGCGACATTCTGCGCCTGCCCGGCACCCGCTTCCTCTATCTGGAGGTGCCGCCCGAGTTGGTGTACGTACGGCTACAGGCGCGCGCCGGCCACTTTGCAGGGCCTGAGCTGCTGCCCTCGCAGTTTGAGTCCCTGGAGCCCCCCATGCCCAGCGAAACCGACGTGCTGACGCTGCGTGTGGCCCCCGAGGACACCCCGGAGGACCTGCGTGACCGCGCGCTGGCGATGCTGGGGCTGCCCTGA
- the uvsE gene encoding UV DNA damage repair endonuclease UvsE, whose amino-acid sequence MTGPAYGLVCMTVGPEVRFRTVTLSRYQLLSPAEREAKLLDLYADNIARVRRAADFCAARGIRLYRLSSSLFPMLDLAGDDTGAAVLDHLAPQLREAGQAFVDAGIRVLMHPEQFIVLNSDRPEVRAASVQALASHARVLDGLGLARSPWNLLLLHGGKGGRAAELKAVIPDLPDGARLRLGLENDERAYGPADLLPICEATGTPLVFDAHHHVVREKLPDQEDPSVREWVLAARRTWRPPDWQVVHLSNGLDGPGDRRHSHLISAVPSAYADVAWIEVEAKGKEEALAALQKLNAP is encoded by the coding sequence ATGACTGGCCCCGCCTACGGCCTGGTGTGCATGACGGTGGGGCCAGAGGTGCGCTTTCGCACGGTGACCCTCTCGCGCTACCAGCTGCTGTCCCCCGCCGAGCGCGAGGCCAAGCTGCTGGATCTCTATGCCGACAACATCGCCCGCGTGCGCCGCGCCGCCGATTTCTGCGCCGCGCGCGGCATCCGGCTCTACCGCCTGAGTTCCAGCCTCTTTCCCATGCTGGACCTGGCCGGGGATGACACCGGCGCGGCGGTGCTGGACCACCTGGCGCCGCAGTTGCGCGAAGCGGGGCAGGCGTTTGTGGACGCCGGGATTCGCGTGCTGATGCACCCGGAACAGTTCATTGTGCTCAACAGTGACCGCCCCGAGGTCCGCGCCGCCAGCGTGCAGGCCCTGGCCAGCCACGCCCGGGTGCTTGACGGCCTGGGGCTGGCGCGCAGCCCCTGGAATCTACTGCTGCTGCACGGCGGCAAGGGGGGGCGCGCCGCCGAGTTGAAGGCGGTGATTCCCGACCTGCCAGACGGCGCGCGCCTGCGTCTGGGGCTGGAAAACGACGAGCGCGCTTACGGCCCGGCTGACTTGCTGCCCATCTGCGAGGCCACGGGCACGCCCCTGGTTTTCGATGCCCACCACCACGTGGTGCGCGAGAAGCTGCCGGACCAGGAAGACCCCAGTGTGCGCGAGTGGGTGCTGGCCGCGCGGCGCACGTGGCGGCCCCCGGACTGGCAGGTGGTGCACCTGAGCAACGGCCTGGACGGCCCCGGTGATCGCCGCCACAGCCACCTGATCAGCGCGGTCCCCAGCGCCTACGCCGACGTGGCCTGGATTGAGGTGGAGGCCAAGGGCAAGGAAGAGGCCCTGGCCGCGCTGCAAAAGCTAAACGCCCCTTAA
- a CDS encoding ATPase, protein MSAALAFLRAAPPLPGPGERPLAAWPLTVLVGVTGVGKSTALAALQGLGSGVQVLPDRREVTDAVVIGPLAGGPVRDREERFALTARYRETHPGGMAQALGSLVADTAHWTGPLVFDGLRGLDEVQYAAQTFPAWRFVALGAPDRVRVERLLGRADAFDQVAAAGSGQNLRAELAALPGAAQVFSAAELDTLAAQGHAPADLLAKTKIVLSERRHYDPAAAEAFLRTLPPTRALVLDTHRLAPAEVAAAIQNWAGEAP, encoded by the coding sequence ATGAGTGCTGCTTTGGCGTTTTTGAGGGCTGCCCCTCCCCTACCCGGCCCCGGTGAGCGCCCGCTGGCCGCGTGGCCCCTGACCGTGCTGGTGGGGGTGACCGGCGTGGGCAAAAGCACCGCACTGGCGGCCCTGCAAGGACTGGGCAGCGGCGTGCAGGTATTGCCCGACCGGCGCGAGGTCACCGACGCGGTGGTGATCGGGCCGCTGGCGGGCGGCCCAGTGCGTGACCGGGAAGAGCGCTTTGCCCTGACGGCCCGCTACCGCGAGACGCATCCGGGCGGTATGGCCCAGGCGCTGGGTTCCCTGGTGGCGGACACGGCACACTGGACCGGCCCTCTGGTGTTCGACGGCCTGCGCGGGCTGGACGAGGTGCAGTACGCGGCGCAGACCTTCCCGGCGTGGCGTTTTGTGGCGCTGGGGGCGCCGGACCGCGTGCGGGTGGAGCGCCTGCTGGGCCGCGCCGACGCCTTTGATCAGGTGGCTGCGGCGGGCAGCGGCCAGAACCTGCGCGCCGAGCTGGCGGCCCTGCCCGGCGCGGCGCAGGTGTTCTCGGCCGCCGAACTGGACACGCTGGCGGCCCAGGGCCACGCCCCGGCCGACCTTCTGGCCAAGACGAAGATTGTCCTCAGCGAGCGCCGCCATTACGACCCAGCCGCCGCCGAGGCCTTTTTGCGCACCCTGCCCCCCACGCGGGCGCTGGTGCTGGACACCCACCGCCTCGCCCCGGCCGAGGTGGCGGCGGCCATTCAGAACTGGGCGGGTGAGGCGCCATGA
- the glgP gene encoding alpha-glucan family phosphorylase yields the protein MNVIGKVTVLPQLPAQIARLSELAYNLYWSWTPHAQDLYRDLDQAIWERFQRNPVRTLLEVPQARLQAVAADPAYLARYTQVMAEFDAYMGKKDTWASKNAPGMKPVAYFSMEYAFHESLPIYSGGLGVLAGDHCKSASDLGISFTAVGMLFHQGYFRQLFDKDGWQTEAYDELDLTTLPITPAQTPSGEDARVKVRIGERDVHVRVWNLNVGRIRVLLLDSNVPENSEDDRKLTARLYGGNQELRVQQYVLLGVAGIRALRLLGIPGEVYHMNEGHAALLSLERIREQVAQGLDFRTAVETVAASTLFTTHTPVPAGNDAFGYDLMDRYLGKWPGLLNTSRDDLYALARHDQMWDGHLVPTFSMTVFALNMSRAANGVSELHGEVSRDMWKFLYEGAEAEEVPIGHVTNGAHNLTFTSQAMRDLLSTVLPADWTERLEDEAMWQAVEKLTDEQLRGVQREMKREMITFVRARVREQKLRNGASAAEVAAAGTLLDENTLTIGFARRFATYKRATLLFRDKERLSRIVNHPERPVQFVFAGKAHPADNPGKAFIQEIYRVSQEPEFRGKIVILENYDMNVARHLVQGVDIWLNNPRRPLEASGTSGMKASFNGSPNLSILDGWWREGYDGTNGWPIGEEREYADLQVQDDADAYSMYQTLEQDITPRYYGAQTGEDSWADTVRRAIQTVSPRFSMQRQVIDYTQKYYLPIAQRGAQLAASSSARAREIASWKGWVRQQWNYTTLTAQAQLPASTHPGQTVPVRAQVNPAGINLNELRVEAVLKRGEHLTRVPLKSHGDGTFSADVPLNDSGLYSVGVRMLPVIDGLSNDLEAGLIKWA from the coding sequence ATGAACGTCATTGGTAAAGTCACGGTGCTGCCTCAGCTGCCGGCCCAGATCGCGCGGCTGTCAGAACTCGCTTATAACCTCTACTGGTCGTGGACCCCGCACGCGCAGGACCTGTACCGGGACCTGGATCAGGCCATTTGGGAGCGCTTCCAGCGCAACCCGGTGCGCACACTGCTGGAAGTGCCGCAGGCCCGCCTGCAGGCCGTGGCCGCCGACCCTGCCTATCTGGCCCGTTACACGCAGGTGATGGCCGAGTTCGACGCCTACATGGGCAAAAAAGACACCTGGGCCAGCAAGAACGCGCCCGGCATGAAGCCCGTGGCGTACTTCAGCATGGAATACGCCTTCCATGAGTCGCTGCCCATCTACTCGGGCGGCCTGGGCGTGCTGGCGGGCGACCACTGCAAAAGTGCTTCGGACCTGGGGATCTCCTTTACGGCCGTGGGCATGCTGTTTCACCAGGGCTACTTCCGGCAGCTGTTCGACAAGGACGGCTGGCAGACCGAGGCCTACGACGAGCTGGACCTGACCACCCTGCCCATCACCCCGGCCCAGACGCCTTCGGGTGAGGACGCCCGGGTGAAGGTGCGCATTGGCGAGCGCGACGTGCACGTGCGCGTGTGGAACCTGAACGTGGGCCGCATTCGCGTGCTGCTGCTGGACAGCAACGTCCCCGAAAACAGCGAGGACGACCGCAAGCTGACTGCCCGCCTGTACGGCGGCAACCAGGAACTGCGCGTGCAGCAGTATGTGCTGCTGGGCGTGGCGGGCATTCGCGCGCTGCGCCTGCTGGGCATTCCCGGCGAGGTCTACCACATGAACGAGGGCCACGCCGCCCTGCTGAGCCTAGAGCGCATCCGCGAGCAGGTGGCCCAGGGGCTGGACTTCCGCACGGCGGTGGAAACCGTGGCGGCCAGCACGCTGTTTACCACCCACACCCCGGTCCCGGCCGGCAACGACGCCTTTGGCTACGACCTGATGGACCGTTACCTGGGCAAGTGGCCGGGCCTGCTGAACACCAGCCGCGACGACCTGTACGCCCTGGCCCGCCACGACCAGATGTGGGACGGCCACCTGGTCCCCACCTTCTCCATGACCGTGTTCGCCCTGAACATGAGCCGCGCGGCCAACGGGGTCTCCGAACTGCACGGCGAGGTCAGCCGCGACATGTGGAAGTTCCTGTACGAGGGCGCCGAGGCAGAAGAAGTGCCGATTGGGCACGTGACGAACGGCGCGCACAACCTCACCTTCACCAGTCAGGCCATGCGCGACCTGCTGTCCACCGTGCTGCCCGCCGACTGGACCGAGCGCCTGGAAGACGAGGCGATGTGGCAGGCCGTGGAGAAGCTGACCGATGAGCAGCTGCGCGGCGTGCAGCGCGAGATGAAGCGCGAGATGATCACGTTTGTGCGCGCCCGGGTGCGCGAGCAGAAGCTGCGCAACGGGGCCTCGGCCGCCGAGGTGGCCGCTGCGGGCACCCTGCTGGACGAGAACACCCTGACCATCGGCTTTGCGCGGCGCTTTGCCACCTACAAGCGCGCCACGCTGCTGTTCCGCGACAAGGAGCGCCTCTCGCGCATTGTGAACCACCCCGAGCGCCCGGTGCAGTTTGTGTTCGCAGGCAAGGCCCACCCCGCCGACAACCCCGGCAAGGCCTTTATCCAGGAGATCTACCGCGTCAGCCAGGAACCGGAGTTCCGGGGCAAGATCGTGATTCTGGAAAACTACGACATGAATGTGGCCCGCCACCTCGTGCAGGGCGTGGACATCTGGCTGAACAACCCCCGCCGCCCGCTGGAGGCGTCCGGCACCAGCGGCATGAAGGCCAGCTTCAACGGCAGCCCCAACCTCTCCATTCTGGACGGCTGGTGGCGCGAAGGCTATGACGGCACCAACGGCTGGCCCATTGGCGAGGAGCGCGAGTACGCTGACCTGCAGGTGCAGGACGACGCCGACGCCTACTCCATGTACCAGACGCTGGAGCAGGACATCACGCCGCGCTACTACGGCGCCCAGACCGGCGAGGACTCCTGGGCCGACACGGTGCGCCGCGCCATTCAGACGGTCAGCCCGCGCTTTTCCATGCAGCGGCAGGTCATTGACTACACGCAGAAGTACTACCTGCCCATTGCCCAGCGCGGCGCGCAGCTGGCCGCCAGCAGCAGCGCCCGCGCCCGCGAGATCGCCAGCTGGAAGGGCTGGGTGCGCCAGCAGTGGAACTACACCACCCTGACCGCCCAGGCGCAGCTGCCCGCCTCCACCCACCCCGGCCAGACGGTGCCTGTGCGCGCCCAGGTGAACCCGGCCGGCATCAACCTGAACGAACTGCGCGTGGAGGCGGTGCTCAAGCGCGGCGAGCACCTGACCCGCGTGCCCCTGAAGAGCCACGGCGACGGCACCTTCAGCGCCGACGTGCCCCTGAACGACAGCGGCCTGTACTCGGTCGGCGTGCGCATGCTGCCGGTCATTGACGGCCTGAGCAACGACCTCGAAGCCGGCCTGATCAAGTGGGCGTAA
- the mglA gene encoding GTPase MglA encodes MSTINFAAREINCKIVYYGPGMSGKTTNLKHVFSKVPGHLRGEMVSLATEDERTLFFDFLPLDLGSVQGFKTRFHLYTVPGQVFYNASRKLILRGVDGIVFVADSAPNRLRANAESMRNLRENLQEHGIDVRDVPIVLQINKRDLPDALPTSMIRAVIDPKQELQVFEAMSDKGVGVFETLKTVSRLVLERLSQNK; translated from the coding sequence ATGAGCACCATCAACTTCGCGGCGCGTGAAATTAACTGCAAGATCGTGTACTACGGCCCCGGCATGAGCGGCAAGACCACCAACCTCAAGCACGTGTTTTCCAAGGTGCCCGGGCACCTGCGCGGCGAGATGGTCAGTCTGGCCACCGAAGACGAGCGCACGCTGTTCTTCGACTTCCTGCCGCTGGACCTGGGCTCGGTGCAGGGCTTCAAGACCCGCTTTCACCTGTACACCGTGCCGGGGCAGGTGTTCTACAACGCCAGCCGCAAGCTGATTCTGCGCGGCGTGGACGGCATCGTGTTCGTGGCCGACAGCGCCCCCAACCGCCTGCGCGCCAACGCCGAGAGCATGCGCAACCTGCGCGAGAACCTGCAGGAACACGGCATTGACGTGCGCGACGTGCCCATCGTGCTGCAGATCAACAAGCGCGACCTCCCCGACGCCCTGCCGACCTCCATGATCCGCGCCGTAATTGACCCCAAGCAGGAACTGCAGGTCTTCGAGGCCATGTCCGACAAGGGCGTGGGCGTGTTCGAGACCCTGAAGACGGTCAGCCGTCTGGTGCTGGAGCGCCTGTCGCAGAACAAGTAA
- a CDS encoding enolase C-terminal domain-like protein: MSAPTVARVQAVPYRLPLTSALAWGAHSALSAAEHVLVQVTLSDGTVGVAEATPRPSIYGETPVSVVAILAHLEGGLLGLPVTDEAALNRIRNSVANNHTARGALDMALHDARARAQGQSLFDTLLGPNTQVRVSFILGIAPPAEMLAEARRVVTAGVRCLKVKVGRDHARDLAVIAALRQEFGADVQLYADSNETLTPDTAPAALDAMREAGLLYVEEPLPARALRARAALHAQGRLPIVADDSCFTPADLERELDFDTFDVLNVKTARNGFTDGLAMLRRAAAAGKRGMVGSQASTGLGTLHAALLATQSEVTEPCELSFVLKLQDDLLNQPIVFQNGWLDVAALRHHALDPDKVARYRL, translated from the coding sequence ATGAGCGCGCCCACGGTGGCCCGGGTGCAGGCGGTGCCCTACCGCCTGCCGCTGACCTCGGCGCTGGCCTGGGGGGCGCATTCGGCCCTCAGCGCCGCTGAGCACGTGCTGGTGCAGGTCACCCTGTCTGACGGCACGGTGGGCGTGGCCGAAGCCACCCCAAGGCCTAGCATCTACGGCGAAACCCCCGTCAGTGTGGTGGCGATTCTGGCGCACCTGGAGGGCGGGCTGCTGGGTCTGCCAGTGACCGACGAAGCCGCCCTGAACCGCATACGAAACAGCGTGGCGAACAACCACACGGCGCGCGGCGCCCTGGACATGGCCCTGCACGACGCCCGCGCCCGTGCCCAGGGCCAGAGCCTCTTTGACACGCTGCTGGGCCCCAACACCCAGGTGCGCGTGAGTTTCATCCTGGGTATCGCCCCGCCCGCCGAGATGCTGGCCGAGGCGCGCCGGGTGGTCACGGCGGGCGTGCGCTGCCTGAAGGTAAAGGTGGGGCGCGACCACGCCCGCGACCTGGCCGTGATTGCGGCGCTGCGCCAGGAATTTGGGGCCGACGTACAGCTGTATGCCGACAGCAACGAAACCCTGACCCCAGACACAGCCCCCGCTGCCCTGGACGCCATGCGCGAGGCGGGGCTGCTGTACGTGGAAGAGCCGCTGCCGGCCCGCGCGCTGCGTGCCCGCGCCGCGCTGCACGCCCAGGGCCGCCTGCCCATCGTGGCCGACGATTCCTGCTTTACCCCCGCCGACCTGGAACGCGAACTGGATTTTGATACGTTTGACGTGCTGAACGTGAAAACCGCCCGCAACGGCTTTACCGATGGACTGGCCATGCTGCGCCGCGCGGCGGCAGCAGGCAAACGCGGCATGGTGGGCTCGCAGGCCAGCACCGGCCTGGGCACCCTGCACGCTGCGCTGCTGGCCACCCAGAGCGAGGTCACCGAGCCCTGTGAACTCAGCTTTGTGTTGAAACTGCAAGACGACCTCCTGAACCAGCCCATCGTCTTCCAGAACGGCTGGCTGGACGTGGCGGCCCTGCGCCATCACGCCCTGGACCCAGACAAGGTGGCCCGCTACCGGCTGTGA
- a CDS encoding phosphodiester glycosidase family protein: protein MALALLGALLGGAAGARPVAIGGLVQGSAVDTRQFAGGEALALWTLPRLGVAVRNDPQDVRLQYGARELRYAPATGWRAVGFSLPQKLPLPELAGGSLYVPLAALTALGVPVLADTPGLLDFAAPASVPADTLPPSPVTPAPAPVPPAPAPAPSPTPQPPAALDTQLSTVRVSRTLHRTVEVQRVVLELTGPAAHTLTREAHGLSITLPGVGAQPGTQTLPSGDTLSITAGPTGSAVYLGTNGGRSEVFTLADPPRIVVDTTTYTDNRVPPPVNPDALPEGVTYRATGKLHLLSFDPALYVPRVVTAPAGRASGVADLVRSVGGVAGVNGGYFDPASNLPVDLVAVGGLMTAPSLEKRATLGFTAQGETLFGYPKPRYVLSGPGYSVTVNSVRSRPDAALLTAFVGDGSTRVGADTLTTVHVTPGSTTVARAVTGVHVPPVGTLAFTFDPARFPQLPQAAGAPLTVSLNWRATDAPWDSAQDALSAGPLLVQGGRVALNPAREGFNTATNVWRPTRQVALGTLGGQPTVAYFEHGTPEAFAAALAGAGVRDAVRLDSGSSSSAYLVGGYAGLGGYLNTVWSRPVPNAVVFVPRSASARK, encoded by the coding sequence ATGGCCCTGGCACTGCTGGGCGCCCTTCTGGGCGGGGCGGCGGGCGCGCGCCCGGTGGCCATTGGGGGCCTGGTGCAGGGCAGCGCCGTGGACACCCGGCAGTTTGCCGGCGGCGAGGCCCTGGCCCTCTGGACGCTGCCCCGGCTGGGCGTGGCGGTGCGCAACGATCCCCAGGACGTGCGGCTGCAGTACGGCGCCCGCGAGTTGCGCTACGCCCCGGCCACCGGCTGGCGGGCGGTGGGCTTCTCGCTTCCCCAGAAGTTGCCGCTGCCTGAACTGGCGGGCGGCAGCCTGTACGTGCCGCTGGCCGCCCTCACCGCCCTGGGGGTGCCGGTGCTGGCCGATACGCCGGGCCTGCTGGACTTTGCCGCCCCCGCCAGCGTACCCGCCGACACGCTGCCGCCCTCGCCAGTGACGCCGGCCCCGGCGCCTGTGCCCCCAGCGCCTGCACCGGCCCCCAGCCCAACCCCCCAGCCCCCCGCCGCGCTGGACACGCAGCTGTCCACCGTGCGCGTCAGCCGCACCCTGCACCGCACCGTGGAAGTGCAGCGGGTGGTGCTGGAACTCACGGGGCCAGCGGCGCACACCCTCACGCGCGAGGCGCACGGCCTGAGCATCACGCTGCCCGGCGTGGGGGCGCAGCCGGGCACGCAGACGCTGCCTTCGGGCGACACCCTGAGCATCACCGCCGGGCCCACCGGCAGCGCCGTGTACCTGGGCACGAACGGCGGGCGCAGCGAGGTCTTTACCCTGGCCGATCCGCCGCGCATCGTGGTGGACACGACCACCTACACCGATAACCGCGTGCCGCCCCCCGTGAACCCCGACGCCCTGCCTGAGGGCGTGACCTACCGCGCCACGGGCAAACTGCACCTGTTGAGCTTCGATCCGGCGCTGTACGTTCCGCGCGTGGTCACAGCGCCCGCCGGCCGGGCCAGCGGCGTGGCCGATCTGGTGCGCTCGGTGGGGGGGGTGGCCGGGGTCAACGGCGGGTACTTTGACCCCGCCAGCAACCTGCCGGTGGATCTGGTGGCGGTAGGCGGGCTGATGACGGCCCCCAGCCTGGAAAAGCGCGCCACCCTGGGCTTTACCGCGCAGGGCGAGACGCTCTTCGGCTACCCCAAGCCCCGCTACGTGCTGTCGGGCCCCGGCTACAGCGTGACCGTGAATAGCGTGCGCAGCAGGCCCGACGCCGCCCTACTCACCGCCTTTGTGGGCGACGGCAGCACCCGCGTGGGCGCCGACACCCTGACCACCGTGCACGTCACCCCCGGGAGCACCACCGTGGCCCGCGCTGTCACCGGGGTGCATGTGCCCCCGGTGGGCACCCTGGCCTTCACCTTTGACCCCGCCCGTTTTCCGCAATTGCCCCAGGCGGCCGGCGCGCCCCTGACGGTCAGCCTGAACTGGCGCGCCACAGACGCCCCCTGGGACAGCGCCCAGGACGCGCTGAGCGCCGGGCCGCTGCTGGTGCAGGGCGGGCGCGTGGCCCTGAACCCGGCGCGCGAGGGCTTTAACACTGCCACCAACGTCTGGCGCCCCACCCGGCAGGTGGCCCTGGGCACCCTGGGCGGGCAGCCCACCGTGGCCTACTTTGAGCACGGCACCCCCGAAGCGTTTGCAGCGGCCCTGGCCGGCGCGGGCGTGCGCGACGCGGTGCGCCTGGACAGTGGCAGCAGTTCGTCGGCCTATCTGGTGGGGGGTTACGCGGGTCTGGGCGGCTACCTGAACACGGTCTGGAGCCGCCCAGTGCCCAACGCGGTGGTGTTCGTGCCGCGCTCGGCCTCGGCGCGCAAGTAA
- a CDS encoding 3'-5' exonuclease — MNVVVFDLETTGLSPERDGIVEIGALRIVDGQVDETQKFETLVRPTGEGGQPLLIPWRAEKVHGISNEMVRGAPTPEEVLPEFLDFVNGWPVVAHNVGFDGGFMRVHARRHGLEWQPAAEHCTVQLSRRAFPRERAHNLNALADRLGLNFAPGGRHRSFGDVQVTAQAYVRLMERLGVGV; from the coding sequence GTGAACGTCGTTGTCTTCGACCTGGAAACCACTGGCCTATCGCCCGAGCGAGACGGCATCGTGGAAATTGGGGCGCTGCGGATTGTGGACGGCCAGGTGGATGAAACGCAGAAGTTCGAGACCCTGGTGCGCCCCACGGGCGAGGGTGGGCAGCCCCTGCTGATTCCCTGGCGTGCCGAGAAGGTCCACGGCATCAGCAACGAGATGGTGCGCGGCGCCCCCACCCCTGAAGAAGTGCTGCCGGAGTTTCTGGACTTCGTGAACGGCTGGCCAGTGGTGGCGCACAATGTAGGCTTTGACGGGGGCTTTATGCGCGTGCATGCCCGCCGCCACGGTCTGGAATGGCAGCCGGCGGCTGAGCACTGCACCGTGCAGCTCTCGCGCCGCGCCTTTCCCCGGGAACGCGCCCACAACCTGAACGCCCTGGCCGACCGCCTGGGCCTGAACTTTGCCCCGGGGGGCCGCCACCGCAGTTTTGGGGACGTGCAGGTGACCGCCCAGGCCTACGTGCGCCTGATGGAACGCCTGGGCGTGGGGGTCTAG
- a CDS encoding DUF2256 domain-containing protein, with product MLRAMATQASFGKGRPPSQRPSKVCAACGLPFTWRRKWARDWEQVKYCSDRCRKQPKQRPA from the coding sequence ATGCTGCGCGCAATGGCCACGCAAGCCTCGTTCGGAAAAGGGCGGCCCCCCAGTCAGCGGCCCAGCAAGGTCTGCGCCGCGTGCGGCCTGCCGTTCACCTGGCGCCGCAAATGGGCGCGCGACTGGGAGCAGGTCAAATACTGCTCTGACCGCTGCCGCAAGCAACCCAAGCAGAGGCCCGCATGA
- the mglB gene encoding GTPase-activating protein MglB, with the protein MIEPTLALYGDAFERVDQHIQELLETTGVRYGLLVDRKGFVLSHKEALWAPRPPALDSVATLVASNAAATAALANMLGERTFSEQIHQGENGTLYVESVGTDSLLTLIFDASVPLGKVKVYAKKTIAQIAAILDELKDLPPVQLNDDFSQGAASLLDDLLG; encoded by the coding sequence ATGATCGAACCCACCCTGGCACTCTACGGCGACGCGTTTGAGCGCGTGGATCAGCATATTCAGGAGCTCCTGGAAACCACGGGCGTGCGCTACGGCCTGCTGGTGGACCGCAAGGGGTTCGTGCTTTCACACAAAGAAGCGCTGTGGGCCCCCCGCCCCCCGGCGCTGGACAGTGTGGCGACGCTGGTGGCCAGCAACGCCGCCGCCACCGCCGCGCTGGCGAACATGCTGGGCGAGCGCACCTTCAGCGAGCAGATTCACCAGGGTGAAAACGGCACCCTGTACGTGGAATCGGTCGGCACCGATTCGCTGCTCACGCTGATTTTCGACGCCTCCGTGCCGCTGGGCAAGGTGAAGGTGTACGCCAAGAAGACCATCGCGCAGATCGCGGCGATCCTCGACGAACTCAAGGACCTGCCTCCCGTGCAACTGAATGACGACTTCAGCCAGGGTGCGGCGTCCCTGCTCGACGACCTGCTCGGTTAA